A stretch of Thiovulum sp. ES DNA encodes these proteins:
- a CDS encoding cytotoxic translational repressor of toxin-antitoxin stability system (PFAM: Plasmid stabilisation system protein) produces the protein MKYKLQIERKAQKYLAKIPEPFQTRIIDHIYKLAENPYQNTKKLTGREAYRIRVGNYRVIYEIENDILVVKIIDIGHIKDIYEK, from the coding sequence TTGAAATACAAATTACAAATTGAGAGAAAAGCTCAAAAATATCTTGCAAAAATTCCCGAACCATTTCAAACAAGAATTATTGATCATATTTACAAACTTGCTGAAAATCCGTATCAAAACACAAAAAAATTGACTGGTAGGGAGGCTTACAGAATAAGAGTTGGAAACTATCGAGTGATTTACGAAATTGAAAACGATATTTTAGTTGTGAAAATTATTGATATTGGACACATAAAAGATATTTACGAAAAGTAG
- a CDS encoding ribosomal protein L18, bacterial type (PFAM: Ribosomal L18p/L5e family~TIGRFAM: ribosomal protein L18, bacterial type), producing MTNKVLEQKKLLRLKRKKRVRAKISGTSELPRVSVFRSNKFLSVQAIDDVAGNTLVGLHGKSLGLKSNRESAKKLGEAFGEKLKEAGIETVVFDRNGYQFHGIVAEFGNALRDSGIKF from the coding sequence ATGACAAATAAAGTTTTAGAGCAAAAAAAACTTCTTCGACTCAAAAGAAAAAAGAGAGTTCGAGCTAAAATTAGCGGAACTTCTGAACTTCCAAGAGTTTCAGTTTTTAGATCAAACAAGTTTCTTTCTGTTCAAGCTATTGATGATGTAGCTGGAAATACACTTGTTGGTCTTCACGGAAAAAGTTTAGGACTCAAGTCAAATAGAGAGAGTGCTAAAAAACTTGGCGAGGCTTTTGGTGAAAAACTAAAAGAGGCTGGAATTGAAACTGTTGTTTTTGATAGAAACGGTTATCAGTTCCACGGGATCGTTGCTGAGTTTGGAAACGCACTCCGAGATAGTGGAATCAAGTTTTAG
- a CDS encoding ribosomal protein S8 (PFAM: Ribosomal protein S8) yields MVNDVISDSLTRIRNAGMRRMETATLLFSKSVESIVKIFQEKGYVESYSVIEDGNKKAISVVIKYDDKGFTVINEIKRVSKPGRRVYKKSADIKRFKNGYGTIIVSTSRGVIDNEKAHELGVGGEVLCTIW; encoded by the coding sequence ATGGTAAATGATGTAATTTCCGATTCCCTTACAAGAATTCGTAATGCGGGTATGAGAAGAATGGAGACTGCGACTCTTCTTTTCTCAAAATCTGTTGAATCTATTGTAAAAATCTTCCAAGAGAAAGGGTATGTTGAAAGCTACTCTGTAATTGAAGATGGGAATAAAAAAGCAATTAGTGTTGTGATTAAGTATGATGATAAAGGTTTCACAGTAATTAATGAAATCAAACGAGTATCTAAACCGGGACGAAGAGTCTATAAAAAGAGTGCAGATATTAAGAGATTTAAAAATGGTTACGGAACAATTATCGTTTCAACTTCACGGGGTGTAATCGACAACGAAAAAGCTCATGAGCTTGGTGTTGGTGGTGAAGTCCTTTGTACAATTTGGTAG
- a CDS encoding translation initiation factor IF-1 (PFAM: Translation initiation factor 1A / IF-1~TIGRFAM: translation initiation factor IF-1), translating into MAKSDVIEVDGTVVEALPNATFRVELNKNKHVILCHIAGKMRMNYIRILPGDTVKVELTPYSLDKGRITYRYK; encoded by the coding sequence ATGGCTAAATCTGATGTAATTGAGGTTGATGGAACAGTCGTAGAGGCTCTTCCAAATGCTACATTTAGAGTCGAATTGAACAAAAACAAACATGTGATTCTCTGCCACATTGCTGGAAAAATGAGAATGAACTATATCCGAATTCTACCGGGGGACACTGTAAAAGTGGAACTCACACCATACAGCCTTGACAAAGGTCGAATTACTTACCGATATAAGTAA
- a CDS encoding ribosomal protein L14, bacterial/organelle (PFAM: Ribosomal protein L14p/L23e~TIGRFAM: ribosomal protein L14, bacterial/organelle), with amino-acid sequence MVQAFTRLNVADNSGAKEIMCIKVLGGSKRRYASLGDVIVASVKKAIPNGKVKKGQVVKAVVVRTHKEVQRENGSLIRFDDNAGVILDGKGEPIGTRIFGPVGREVRYANFMKIVSLAPEVL; translated from the coding sequence ATTGAATGTAGCTGATAACAGCGGTGCAAAAGAGATCATGTGTATCAAAGTTCTCGGCGGAAGTAAGAGACGATATGCATCTCTTGGAGATGTTATTGTTGCTTCTGTTAAGAAAGCTATTCCAAACGGAAAAGTTAAAAAGGGACAAGTTGTAAAAGCTGTTGTTGTTCGGACTCACAAAGAGGTTCAACGAGAAAACGGTTCTCTTATTAGATTTGATGACAATGCTGGTGTTATCCTTGACGGTAAAGGTGAGCCTATTGGAACTCGTATTTTTGGACCTGTTGGTCGTGAAGTTCGATATGCAAACTTTATGAAAATTGTATCCCTTGCTCCAGAGGTTTTATAA
- a CDS encoding methionine aminopeptidase, type I (PFAM: Metallopeptidase family M24~TIGRFAM: methionine aminopeptidase, type I) — protein MAIPIRKPHEIEALRSANKIVAETLQLLREEAKEGVSLQKLDSLAENYIRSKGGRPSFKGLYNFPSSVCTSVNEVVIHGTPTEYKLKNGDIVGFDIGVELNGWYGDSAITIGIGDISENDNQLISCSKDALYHAISTIKVGMRFKELSAELEKFIRSRGFVPLANFCGHGIGRKPHEEPEILNYLVGSSRSGPKIKNGMVFCIEPMVCKKEMESKILSDKWSVVSKDGERGSHYEHTVAVIDGKAEILSKI, from the coding sequence GTGGCAATACCTATAAGAAAGCCTCATGAAATTGAGGCTCTCCGAAGTGCCAATAAAATCGTAGCTGAAACTCTCCAACTTCTCCGAGAGGAGGCAAAGGAGGGAGTTTCACTCCAAAAGTTGGACTCTCTTGCTGAAAACTATATCCGTTCAAAAGGTGGTCGCCCATCTTTCAAAGGTCTCTATAATTTCCCATCATCAGTTTGCACATCAGTTAATGAAGTAGTAATACATGGAACTCCAACCGAATATAAGTTGAAAAATGGTGATATTGTTGGTTTTGATATTGGTGTTGAACTCAATGGTTGGTATGGAGATTCTGCTATTACAATAGGAATAGGTGATATATCTGAAAATGACAATCAATTGATTTCTTGTTCAAAAGATGCTCTCTATCATGCTATTTCAACAATAAAAGTTGGAATGAGATTTAAAGAGCTTTCAGCAGAACTTGAGAAATTTATTAGAAGTCGAGGATTTGTACCACTTGCAAATTTTTGTGGTCATGGAATCGGGCGAAAACCCCATGAAGAACCAGAAATACTAAATTATCTTGTTGGTTCTTCGAGAAGTGGTCCAAAAATTAAAAATGGTATGGTTTTCTGTATTGAACCTATGGTTTGCAAAAAAGAGATGGAATCTAAAATTCTAAGTGATAAGTGGTCTGTTGTCTCAAAAGATGGAGAACGGGGAAGCCACTACGAACACACCGTTGCCGTTATTGACGGAAAAGCTGAAATACTTTCAAAAATATAA
- a CDS encoding ribosomal protein L6, bacterial type (PFAM: Ribosomal protein L6~TIGRFAM: ribosomal protein L6, bacterial type) yields the protein MSRIGKKPVSVPADVKVEISGDEVLFSKGKVSQTLDTHGNVKVEFVDGNLVFSPLSEERQHRAYWGTYRALAENVVTGITKGYEKKLEINGVGYRAALKGKTLEMQLGHSHPILFPVPDGVQIVVEKNIISVKGANKQQVGQVSADIRSFRPPEPYKGKGVKYTDERIIRKAGKTAKK from the coding sequence ATGTCAAGAATTGGTAAAAAACCCGTTTCTGTTCCTGCTGATGTAAAAGTTGAGATTTCTGGTGATGAGGTTCTTTTCTCAAAAGGTAAAGTTTCTCAAACTCTTGATACTCACGGAAATGTAAAAGTTGAATTTGTTGATGGAAATCTTGTTTTCTCTCCACTTTCTGAAGAGCGACAACATAGAGCTTACTGGGGAACTTACCGAGCTTTAGCTGAAAATGTTGTTACTGGTATCACAAAAGGTTACGAGAAAAAATTAGAAATCAACGGTGTTGGTTACAGAGCTGCATTAAAAGGTAAAACTCTTGAGATGCAACTTGGACACTCTCACCCAATTCTCTTTCCAGTTCCAGACGGAGTCCAAATTGTTGTTGAGAAAAACATCATTTCTGTAAAAGGTGCAAACAAGCAACAAGTTGGACAAGTTTCTGCTGACATTCGATCATTCAGACCACCTGAACCATATAAAGGAAAAGGTGTTAAATATACTGACGAGAGAATTATCAGAAAAGCTGGTAAAACAGCTAAGAAGTAG
- a CDS encoding ribosomal protein L15, bacterial/organelle (PFAM: Ribosomal protein L18e/L15~TIGRFAM: ribosomal protein L15, bacterial/organelle), protein MALHNLKPAKGSTHSRKIVGRGQGSGMGKTATRGNKGQKSRSGYKVKRGFEGGQQPLARRLPKIGFKSRVIKPYAINVDKYTKVAELEEITVESIKSVYRIGKSVTAVKLIGASAKDLAGKIKDEKVTYTNKK, encoded by the coding sequence ATGGCATTACACAATCTAAAACCTGCAAAAGGTTCGACTCACTCCAGAAAAATTGTTGGACGTGGTCAAGGTAGTGGTATGGGAAAGACTGCGACTCGAGGAAACAAGGGTCAAAAGTCTCGATCAGGTTATAAAGTAAAAAGAGGTTTTGAGGGTGGTCAGCAACCACTTGCTCGAAGACTTCCAAAAATTGGTTTTAAGTCAAGAGTTATCAAGCCTTATGCAATTAATGTTGATAAATATACAAAAGTTGCAGAACTCGAAGAGATTACAGTTGAATCTATCAAATCTGTATATCGAATTGGAAAAAGTGTAACTGCAGTGAAACTTATCGGGGCTTCCGCTAAAGACCTTGCAGGGAAAATTAAAGACGAAAAAGTTACTTACACTAACAAGAAGTAA
- a CDS encoding ribosomal protein S5, bacterial/organelle type (PFAM: Ribosomal protein S5, N-terminal domain; Ribosomal protein S5, C-terminal domain~TIGRFAM: ribosomal protein S5, bacterial/organelle type) translates to MEYKNINREDFEESIVNIGRVTKVVKGGRRFRFTALVVIGDKNGKVGFGFGKAKEVPEAIRKAVDNAFKNVVEVKIKGSTIAHDIEHKYNASRVLLKPASEGTGVISGGAMRPVLELAGVKDILTKSLGSNNPATVVRATIEALGRLKG, encoded by the coding sequence ATGGAATATAAAAATATTAATCGAGAAGATTTCGAAGAGAGCATCGTTAATATTGGTCGTGTAACAAAAGTTGTAAAAGGTGGTCGAAGATTCAGATTTACAGCTCTTGTTGTTATCGGCGATAAAAACGGTAAAGTTGGATTCGGTTTCGGAAAAGCGAAAGAAGTTCCTGAAGCTATCCGAAAAGCTGTTGATAATGCTTTCAAAAATGTTGTTGAAGTAAAAATCAAAGGTTCAACTATCGCACACGATATTGAACATAAGTATAATGCTAGTAGAGTTCTTTTGAAACCAGCTAGTGAGGGAACGGGTGTTATCTCTGGTGGAGCTATGAGACCTGTTCTTGAACTTGCAGGTGTAAAAGATATTCTTACAAAATCACTTGGTTCAAACAACCCAGCTACAGTAGTTCGTGCAACTATCGAAGCATTGGGAAGATTGAAAGGATAG
- a CDS encoding ribosomal protein L5 (PFAM: ribosomal L5P family C-terminus; Ribosomal protein L5): MASRLKERYVSEIKPALQKELEIANVMNIPAVEKIIISVGTGFAMKDKKLLDSVVETVSAIAGQKAVAVTAKKSVAGFKVREGMATGVKVTLRSENMYQFLDKLINVSLPRVKDFRGIPRNGFDGRGNYNFGLTEQLIFPEIKYDDIMQIHGMNITVVTTTDSDKEALALLEKIGLPFVKARNNG; encoded by the coding sequence ATGGCTTCAAGACTAAAAGAGAGATATGTAAGCGAGATTAAACCTGCTCTTCAAAAAGAGTTGGAAATCGCAAATGTGATGAACATTCCTGCTGTTGAGAAAATTATTATTTCAGTTGGAACTGGTTTTGCAATGAAAGACAAGAAACTTCTTGATTCTGTTGTTGAAACTGTTTCTGCTATTGCTGGTCAAAAAGCAGTTGCTGTTACAGCTAAAAAATCAGTTGCAGGATTCAAAGTTCGAGAGGGAATGGCGACAGGTGTTAAAGTTACACTAAGAAGCGAGAATATGTATCAATTCTTAGACAAACTTATCAATGTTTCACTTCCAAGAGTTAAAGACTTTAGAGGGATTCCAAGAAACGGTTTTGACGGACGAGGAAACTACAACTTTGGTCTTACAGAGCAATTGATTTTCCCAGAGATTAAGTATGATGACATCATGCAAATTCACGGGATGAATATTACAGTTGTTACAACAACAGATAGCGATAAAGAGGCTCTAGCTCTTTTAGAGAAAATTGGGCTTCCGTTTGTAAAGGCGAGAAACAATGGCTAA
- a CDS encoding ribosomal protein L24, bacterial/organelle (PFAM: KOW motif~TIGRFAM: ribosomal protein L24, bacterial/organelle): protein MKNKLKIKKGDKVLVIAGDDKGKTGTVLRAIPRTRQLIVEGVKVVKKAVKPTEQNKEGGFDHKEMPIDISNVKKVEE, encoded by the coding sequence ATGAAGAATAAGTTAAAAATCAAAAAAGGCGACAAAGTCTTAGTTATTGCTGGAGACGATAAAGGGAAAACTGGAACAGTTCTAAGAGCTATTCCAAGAACTCGACAACTTATCGTTGAAGGTGTAAAAGTTGTGAAAAAAGCGGTTAAACCTACTGAACAAAATAAAGAAGGTGGCTTCGATCACAAAGAAATGCCAATCGATATTTCTAATGTAAAAAAAGTTGAGGAGTAG
- a CDS encoding preprotein translocase, SecY subunit (PFAM: eubacterial secY protein~TIGRFAM: preprotein translocase, SecY subunit) codes for MNKTLVNKILITLGFLLLYRLLAYVPVPGVDIDVVKSFFDENSSNALGLFNMFSGNAVERLSIISLGIMPYITASIIMELLSATFPTLGQMKKERDGMTKYMQIIRYATVVITIVQAIGVSMGLQSLTGQGGKSAIMVDINTFILIASASMLTGTMLLMWIGERITQRGIGNGISLIIFAGIVSAIPSAIGETISLVNTGAMSFFTVLAIFSIIMATVGVIIYVELGERRVPVTYAKKVMMQNQNKRVMNYIPVKVNLSGVIPVIFASAILMFPLTLLQASTNPFIISIGDALSPDAYLYHFLTFIFVVFFAFFYASITFNSKDIADNLKRQGGFIPGIRPGDHTKNFLNEVASRLTVTGAIYLGLVATLPWLLVKGIGVPFFFGGTAVLIVVQVALDTMRKIEAQIYMSRYETISAVGL; via the coding sequence GTGAATAAGACTCTTGTAAATAAGATACTTATCACACTGGGGTTTCTCCTCCTTTACAGACTACTGGCCTATGTGCCAGTCCCTGGTGTTGATATTGATGTCGTAAAATCTTTTTTTGACGAAAACTCAAGCAATGCTCTCGGTCTATTCAATATGTTCTCTGGAAATGCTGTTGAAAGACTCTCAATAATTTCTCTTGGAATCATGCCTTACATTACAGCGTCTATTATCATGGAACTTCTTTCTGCAACTTTTCCAACTCTTGGACAGATGAAGAAAGAGCGAGATGGTATGACTAAATATATGCAAATTATCAGATATGCAACTGTTGTTATCACAATTGTTCAAGCGATTGGTGTTTCAATGGGACTTCAAAGTCTCACAGGACAAGGTGGCAAAAGTGCAATTATGGTTGATATAAATACATTTATTTTAATTGCTTCTGCTTCAATGCTGACAGGAACAATGTTGTTAATGTGGATTGGTGAGAGAATAACTCAAAGAGGAATTGGAAACGGAATTTCACTTATAATTTTTGCAGGTATCGTTTCAGCAATTCCAAGTGCAATCGGTGAAACTATTTCGCTTGTAAATACAGGTGCGATGAGCTTCTTTACAGTTTTAGCTATTTTCTCAATTATCATGGCAACAGTTGGAGTTATTATCTATGTTGAACTTGGTGAGAGAAGAGTTCCAGTAACATATGCTAAAAAAGTAATGATGCAGAACCAAAACAAAAGAGTAATGAACTACATTCCTGTAAAAGTAAATTTGAGTGGAGTTATTCCAGTTATTTTTGCTTCAGCAATTTTGATGTTTCCACTTACTCTGCTTCAAGCTTCAACGAATCCATTTATAATAAGTATTGGAGATGCACTTTCACCAGATGCTTATCTGTATCACTTTCTGACATTTATTTTTGTTGTCTTCTTTGCATTTTTCTATGCTTCGATAACTTTCAATTCGAAAGATATTGCAGATAACTTAAAGCGACAAGGTGGTTTTATTCCAGGGATTCGTCCAGGAGATCACACAAAAAACTTCTTGAATGAGGTTGCGAGTCGATTGACTGTTACAGGAGCTATATATCTTGGTCTTGTTGCCACTCTTCCGTGGTTGCTTGTAAAAGGTATTGGTGTTCCATTCTTCTTTGGCGGAACAGCTGTTCTAATCGTTGTTCAAGTTGCACTTGACACAATGAGAAAAATTGAAGCTCAAATCTACATGAGTAGATATGAAACAATCAGTGCAGTTGGACTCTAA